One window of Phycisphaeraceae bacterium genomic DNA carries:
- the pckA gene encoding phosphoenolpyruvate carboxykinase (ATP) — protein sequence MTTASLPSLDLAPHRTLSNLSAAELVERALVAGEGKLASNGALMCLTGDRTGRSPKDKYLEDTPDIHGKIWWGNVNQPIRPDLFDAAYAIAVQHLNSRPKVYTFDGFAGADPKYRLGVRVATEQAWHSLFASTLFIKPGSPAAGGSTNWKQDWLIINAGRRRLTAEEQQKFGVKGPVLIAQSLSKKIVVILGTEYAGEMKKSIFYAMNYDMPEVGVFPMHCSSNVAKKDPSNVALFFGLSGTGKTTLSADPERALIGDDEHGWSPSGVFNFEGGCYAKCIKLSKEGEPQIWDAVRFGSVLENTPIDEKSRVPDYDTPKYTENTRVTYPVDFIDGAVIPSVGLHPKNVIFLTADAFGVIPPVARLSPEQAAYYFINGYTSKLAGTEAGVTEPQPNFSPCFGGPFLPRQPAEYAKMLSERIAKHGANVWLLNTGWTGGAYGTGSRFKLSYTRAMVTAIMNGSLANASFTPDPIFGLPLPSTVPGVPAEVLNPRNTWKDGAAYDAQAKKLAKLFRENDAKFEMSDSVRNAGPRG from the coding sequence ATGACGACCGCTTCGTTGCCGTCGCTGGATCTCGCGCCACATCGGACGCTGAGCAACCTGTCCGCCGCGGAGCTGGTGGAACGGGCTCTGGTCGCGGGAGAGGGGAAGCTCGCATCCAACGGCGCGTTGATGTGCCTGACCGGTGATCGCACCGGCCGCAGCCCGAAGGACAAGTATCTCGAGGACACCCCGGACATCCACGGGAAGATCTGGTGGGGGAACGTCAACCAGCCGATCCGCCCGGACCTCTTCGACGCGGCGTACGCCATCGCCGTCCAGCACCTGAACTCTCGTCCCAAGGTCTACACCTTCGACGGCTTCGCAGGCGCGGATCCGAAGTATCGGCTGGGCGTGCGGGTCGCGACCGAGCAGGCGTGGCACTCGCTCTTTGCGAGCACCCTCTTCATCAAGCCGGGAAGCCCCGCAGCGGGCGGGAGCACGAACTGGAAGCAGGACTGGCTGATCATCAACGCCGGACGTCGACGTCTGACCGCGGAGGAGCAGCAGAAGTTCGGCGTGAAGGGCCCCGTGCTGATCGCGCAGTCCCTCTCGAAGAAGATCGTTGTGATCCTCGGCACCGAGTACGCGGGCGAGATGAAGAAGAGCATCTTCTACGCGATGAACTACGACATGCCGGAGGTCGGGGTCTTCCCGATGCATTGCTCGTCGAACGTGGCGAAGAAGGACCCGTCGAACGTCGCGCTGTTCTTCGGGCTCTCGGGCACTGGCAAGACCACGCTCTCTGCGGACCCGGAGCGTGCGCTGATCGGCGATGACGAGCACGGCTGGTCGCCGTCGGGTGTTTTCAACTTCGAGGGCGGGTGCTACGCCAAGTGCATCAAGCTCTCGAAGGAGGGCGAGCCGCAGATCTGGGACGCGGTCCGCTTCGGATCGGTCCTTGAGAACACGCCGATCGACGAGAAGTCCCGCGTGCCGGACTACGACACGCCGAAGTACACCGAGAACACCCGCGTGACATACCCCGTCGATTTCATCGACGGCGCGGTCATCCCCTCAGTCGGCTTGCACCCGAAGAACGTGATCTTCCTGACTGCGGACGCCTTCGGCGTTATCCCGCCGGTCGCGAGGTTGTCTCCCGAGCAGGCGGCGTACTACTTCATCAACGGCTACACCTCGAAGCTCGCTGGCACCGAGGCGGGGGTGACGGAGCCCCAGCCCAACTTCAGCCCCTGCTTCGGCGGGCCGTTCCTTCCTCGCCAACCGGCCGAGTACGCGAAGATGCTCTCTGAACGGATCGCGAAGCACGGCGCGAACGTGTGGCTGCTCAATACGGGCTGGACGGGCGGTGCCTACGGCACCGGCAGCCGCTTCAAGCTCTCGTACACCCGCGCCATGGTCACGGCGATCATGAACGGCTCGCTCGCGAACGCTTCGTTCACGCCGGACCCGATCTTCGGGCTCCCGCTGCCGAGCACAGTCCCCGGGGTGCCCGCCGAGGTCCTGAACCCGCGCAACACGTGGAAGGACGGCGCGGCCTATGACGCGCAGGCGAAGAAGCTGGCCAAGCTCTTCCGTGAGAACGATGCGAAGTTCGAGATGTCAGATTCGGTGCGAAACGCGGGGCCGCGGGGCTGA
- a CDS encoding response regulator — MIDAGRQSRGSTEAESAPPIRPALEGLCTGAAVLGASVIAIIGLWTASTVAYKNELKQSLMRIAESAASLVDPALHSTIRSPDQIDTAEYDLAITPLRAMQSRARGVQYIYTFVQDGVDIRFILDAAKPGDHDGDGVEDRAGVWELYEDADPATFVVLASQPGTPLCSASDEPYTDKWGTFMTGFAPILDSRGKAVGGVGVDMNAAEYLDQVAAMRRAALYGLLPALGASACVGLIVWDQRRRVMAAQAAMRQQTIELEQKSATLEQQAVELQAEREKAEMANRAKGAFVANMTHELRTPMTAILGYAELLERERQFDEEAAVWLRTVKRSGEHLLTLINDVLDYSKVEAGKMRVELMECDPGALLEDVRMLMLENASAKGLKLVVEWAGAAPTRVRTDPTRLRQILFNLVGNAIKFTASGSVRIEAGVKADPLRDWRLRVRVIDSGIGMTDEVLARLFKPFTQADASMSRRFGGTGLGLSISRELARMLGGDIVVDSCPGVGSTFTLDIEVGIVSQTLADDEVKSLAGSAQGATGTAHAESPLRNRRVLLVEDGPDNQRLAKHHLSKGGAEVVVAGDGKTAIEIIESGTFDIVLMDMQMPVMDGYEATKALRRRGFKTPIIAITANARVEDSNLCLAAGCDDFIAKPFTRQSLLDACSKWLGRSSDKCVAAGSGHSSRAA, encoded by the coding sequence TTGATCGACGCCGGTCGTCAATCGCGAGGATCGACCGAGGCGGAATCGGCTCCGCCGATCCGTCCCGCGCTCGAAGGCCTTTGCACCGGAGCAGCGGTGCTCGGGGCTTCGGTCATCGCGATCATCGGGCTCTGGACTGCGTCAACGGTCGCGTACAAGAACGAATTGAAGCAGAGTCTGATGCGGATCGCAGAGAGCGCGGCGTCGCTGGTTGACCCTGCGCTGCACTCAACCATTCGGAGCCCCGACCAGATCGACACGGCCGAGTACGACCTGGCGATCACACCGCTTCGCGCGATGCAGTCTCGGGCGAGGGGTGTGCAGTACATCTACACCTTTGTCCAGGACGGCGTAGATATCCGATTCATTCTCGACGCCGCGAAACCGGGCGACCACGACGGCGATGGTGTGGAGGATCGTGCGGGTGTGTGGGAGTTGTACGAGGACGCGGACCCGGCGACGTTCGTTGTGCTTGCGTCTCAGCCGGGCACGCCGCTGTGCTCGGCCTCTGATGAGCCCTACACCGACAAATGGGGAACGTTCATGACGGGCTTCGCCCCGATCCTCGACTCGAGAGGAAAGGCGGTCGGCGGTGTCGGCGTGGACATGAACGCGGCCGAGTATCTGGACCAAGTTGCTGCTATGCGACGCGCCGCGCTGTATGGTCTGCTTCCTGCACTGGGGGCCAGTGCGTGCGTCGGACTGATCGTGTGGGATCAGCGTCGGCGGGTGATGGCAGCACAGGCCGCGATGCGCCAGCAGACGATCGAGCTTGAGCAGAAATCGGCGACGCTCGAGCAGCAGGCCGTTGAGTTGCAGGCCGAGCGTGAGAAGGCGGAGATGGCCAATCGTGCCAAGGGCGCGTTTGTCGCGAACATGACACACGAGCTGCGAACACCCATGACCGCGATCCTGGGGTACGCGGAGTTGCTGGAACGTGAGCGTCAGTTTGATGAGGAGGCGGCGGTCTGGCTGCGCACGGTCAAGCGGAGCGGCGAGCATCTGTTGACGCTGATCAACGATGTGCTCGACTATTCCAAGGTTGAAGCAGGGAAGATGCGCGTCGAGCTGATGGAGTGTGATCCCGGCGCGTTGCTCGAGGACGTGCGGATGCTGATGCTCGAGAACGCGTCAGCGAAAGGTCTGAAGCTCGTCGTCGAGTGGGCGGGTGCGGCACCGACTCGTGTGCGCACCGATCCGACACGCCTGAGGCAGATTCTGTTCAATCTAGTGGGCAACGCGATCAAGTTCACTGCGTCTGGATCCGTGCGTATCGAAGCCGGCGTGAAGGCCGATCCTCTCCGGGACTGGCGTCTCCGCGTTCGCGTGATCGACTCGGGTATCGGGATGACCGACGAGGTGCTCGCCAGACTCTTCAAGCCGTTCACGCAGGCGGACGCCTCGATGTCGCGCCGATTTGGCGGCACCGGGCTTGGCCTGAGCATCTCACGCGAGCTCGCCCGCATGCTCGGCGGAGACATCGTGGTGGACAGTTGCCCTGGTGTCGGCAGCACGTTCACGCTGGATATCGAGGTGGGGATTGTCAGCCAGACGCTCGCCGACGATGAAGTGAAATCGCTCGCGGGCTCTGCGCAGGGGGCAACGGGCACTGCCCATGCCGAGAGTCCGCTGAGGAATCGGCGCGTCCTCCTCGTTGAGGATGGACCCGATAACCAACGGCTCGCGAAGCACCACCTCAGCAAGGGCGGCGCGGAGGTTGTGGTCGCGGGTGATGGAAAGACGGCCATCGAGATCATCGAATCCGGCACATTCGACATCGTGCTGATGGACATGCAGATGCCGGTGATGGACGGGTACGAGGCGACCAAGGCGTTGCGTCGGCGCGGATTCAAGACGCCGATCATCGCGATCACCGCGAACGCTCGCGTGGAGGACAGCAATCTCTGTCTGGCGGCGGGGTGCGACGACTTCATCGCCAAGCCGTTCACACGCCAGTCCTTGCTGGATGCGTGCTCCAAGTGGCTCGGACGATCGTCTGACAAATGTGTCGCGGCGGGCTCGGGGCACTCGTCTCGCGCGGCGTGA
- a CDS encoding response regulator, whose product MSIRRYNANAIPSKAGRPNTVNLEQRALEELLDELDERSGAADASKKRDFVRWPFRQTSIRMHITQARGMSSDLEVACRNLSCGGASVLHSSYVHLGSKVRLVLPNPAGGTNSIEGTVCRCQHVRGVIHEIGIKFAKRIEARDYLRADGQSNRFSLERVDPDRLQGTVVHIDDSPMDRRLVQHYLRGTQLRLRQTDDADEALRWLNEGCDLALVDADLGPGRPDGIAFLKRARATGFTSPMVLLAADIDASLLCSGDPQAEATLGKPLEQDVLLRAIAEYLLLGGGAGPMYPSLPNDHPNLALIDGFLGDLRTTAAALQATIDQNDFSRAKSLCSSIMGTAPAMGYAGLAASAEQAALALTKTGSVREAQPMIRSLIAACDRVRPPQQHAA is encoded by the coding sequence ATGAGCATCCGACGTTACAACGCCAACGCGATTCCGAGCAAGGCCGGCAGGCCGAACACCGTGAACCTTGAGCAGCGCGCGCTGGAGGAACTGCTCGACGAGCTCGATGAACGGTCGGGCGCGGCGGATGCATCGAAGAAGCGCGATTTCGTCCGCTGGCCGTTCCGCCAGACAAGCATCCGCATGCACATCACGCAGGCGCGGGGCATGTCCTCGGATCTTGAGGTGGCATGCCGCAATCTTTCGTGCGGCGGCGCGAGCGTGCTGCACAGCTCCTACGTCCATCTCGGCTCGAAGGTCCGACTCGTGCTGCCGAATCCTGCTGGCGGCACGAACTCGATCGAGGGAACGGTCTGCCGGTGCCAGCACGTTCGAGGTGTGATCCACGAGATCGGTATCAAGTTCGCGAAGCGGATCGAGGCGCGTGACTATCTCCGCGCCGACGGCCAGAGCAACAGGTTCTCGCTGGAGCGCGTCGATCCGGATCGTCTCCAGGGGACGGTCGTTCACATCGACGACTCTCCTATGGATCGTCGTCTGGTTCAACACTACCTGCGCGGGACGCAGCTGCGTCTTCGTCAGACCGACGATGCGGACGAGGCCCTGCGCTGGCTCAACGAGGGATGCGACCTTGCGCTCGTCGACGCGGACCTCGGTCCTGGTCGCCCGGATGGCATCGCCTTTCTCAAGCGAGCGAGAGCGACAGGTTTCACGTCTCCGATGGTGCTGCTGGCGGCGGATATCGACGCCTCGCTCCTCTGCTCCGGCGATCCGCAGGCAGAGGCAACCCTCGGCAAGCCCTTGGAGCAGGACGTGCTGCTTCGCGCCATCGCCGAGTACCTTCTGCTGGGCGGGGGCGCCGGTCCGATGTATCCGTCTCTGCCGAACGATCACCCGAACCTCGCGCTGATCGACGGGTTTCTCGGTGACCTGAGGACGACAGCAGCCGCGCTGCAAGCGACGATCGATCAGAACGACTTCAGCCGCGCAAAATCGCTCTGTTCGAGCATCATGGGAACGGCCCCAGCGATGGGGTACGCTGGGCTTGCGGCGTCGGCCGAACAGGCCGCTCTCGCCCTCACGAAGACGGGGAGCGTTCGGGAGGCACAGCCGATGATCCGGTCTCTGATCGCGGCGTGCGATCGGGTGCGTCCTCCCCAGCAGCACGCGGCGTGA
- a CDS encoding DNA gyrase subunit B yields MPDNVATTGADAGSASKSQSPTSAAEPKGSAASEPVATNPAATNGAYGAEQIQVLEGLEAVRKRPGMYIGGTGINALHHLVYEVVDNSVDEAMAGHATTIRVSVLADGSCCVTDDGRGIPTGPMKHEDPNLNGKSAIEIVLTKLHAGGKFGQEGSAYKVSGGLHGVGVSCVNALSEWLEAEVVRDGQIHAIVFERGRVRTPLHTVGPIPAGSTRKSGTRVTFLPDATIFPVTDFSYETLANRLRELSFLNPGVTIHLDDERVGPDGKPRADVFRAENGLLEYVEHLMIGKTAISSPVHLRRDDEAQSLVCEVALQYHDGYTESVLSFANNINNVDGGTHAQGFRVALTRTLNAYARKSGIIKEKDPVPTGEDLREGLVCIVSVKLPNPTFNNQPKEKLLNPEIEGFVAGAVSEALETWMEEHPAEAKKLCLKGIVAAQAREAARKARELTRRKSALDSGSMPHKLRDCKTRNVDESELFIVEGDSAGGSATQGRNVETQAILPLKGKILNVEKARIDKMLAFEEIRTLIAALRVGIANEIDLSKLRYGKIVIMTDADVDGSHIRTLLLTFFFRQMRPLIERGHIYIAQPPLYLLSRGRQKRYVLNERVLQDSLTEMGLETSSLIVRDIAGVPAGAEPREVTRLEGTELRRAVKLLRRLEELVEISERRGTKFIDTLSHRRDGRLPTHKVDSGSDAALAWDEHEALEIATRKGWANATIRELHENRELERIIADLHTLGLFIDEYGLVREESVTGEKLHARFAWVTSSAEAHTDSGSAQRDDDSDDTQDEPGVRARSGSSRSGKVVEAGSLREVLGSLHEIGRRGLEIKRFKGLGEMDAEQLWETTMDPTKRSLLRVTMDMATEADSLFSILMGEEVEPRRKFIEDHALEVKNLDV; encoded by the coding sequence ATGCCAGACAACGTTGCAACGACGGGAGCCGACGCGGGATCGGCATCAAAGAGTCAATCGCCGACCTCGGCTGCTGAGCCCAAGGGCTCCGCGGCGTCCGAGCCGGTCGCGACGAACCCCGCCGCGACGAATGGGGCGTATGGCGCGGAACAGATCCAGGTGCTTGAGGGCTTGGAAGCGGTTCGCAAGCGTCCGGGCATGTACATCGGCGGCACGGGGATCAACGCCCTGCACCACCTCGTGTACGAGGTCGTGGACAACTCGGTTGATGAGGCAATGGCCGGGCACGCGACGACGATTCGTGTGTCGGTTCTGGCCGACGGCTCCTGCTGCGTGACCGACGACGGGCGAGGGATCCCGACGGGTCCGATGAAGCACGAGGACCCGAACCTGAACGGGAAGTCGGCGATCGAGATCGTGCTGACGAAGCTGCACGCGGGCGGCAAGTTCGGCCAGGAGGGCTCTGCTTACAAGGTCTCCGGCGGCTTGCACGGCGTCGGCGTCTCGTGCGTGAACGCGCTCTCGGAGTGGCTCGAGGCGGAGGTGGTGCGCGACGGGCAGATCCACGCGATCGTCTTCGAGCGGGGCAGGGTTCGAACGCCGCTCCACACCGTCGGGCCCATCCCTGCGGGAAGCACCCGGAAGAGCGGCACGCGAGTGACGTTCCTGCCGGACGCGACGATCTTTCCCGTAACGGACTTCAGCTACGAGACGCTGGCGAATCGCCTGCGGGAACTCTCGTTCCTCAATCCCGGCGTGACGATCCATCTCGACGACGAGCGGGTCGGCCCTGATGGGAAACCACGGGCCGACGTCTTCCGCGCCGAGAACGGGTTGCTTGAGTATGTCGAGCACCTGATGATCGGCAAAACGGCGATCTCGTCTCCGGTGCATCTGCGCCGGGACGATGAGGCACAGTCGCTGGTGTGCGAGGTCGCGCTCCAGTACCACGACGGCTACACCGAGTCGGTGCTCTCGTTCGCGAACAACATCAACAACGTGGACGGCGGCACGCACGCACAGGGCTTCAGGGTCGCGCTGACGCGAACGCTCAACGCGTACGCGCGAAAGTCGGGGATCATCAAGGAGAAGGATCCCGTACCGACGGGCGAGGACCTGCGAGAGGGGCTTGTCTGCATCGTGAGCGTGAAGCTCCCGAACCCGACCTTCAACAACCAGCCGAAGGAGAAGCTCCTTAACCCGGAGATCGAAGGGTTTGTCGCCGGCGCGGTCTCGGAGGCGCTCGAAACCTGGATGGAGGAGCACCCGGCTGAGGCGAAGAAACTCTGCCTGAAGGGGATCGTCGCTGCTCAGGCGAGAGAAGCGGCCCGCAAGGCCCGTGAGCTGACGAGGCGGAAGAGCGCGCTCGACTCCGGCTCGATGCCCCACAAGCTGCGCGACTGCAAGACGCGCAACGTCGATGAGAGCGAGCTCTTCATCGTCGAGGGCGATTCCGCGGGCGGATCGGCGACACAGGGAAGGAACGTCGAGACGCAGGCGATCCTGCCGCTGAAGGGCAAGATTCTGAATGTCGAGAAGGCGCGCATCGACAAGATGCTGGCGTTCGAGGAGATCCGGACGCTGATCGCCGCGTTGCGCGTCGGCATTGCGAACGAGATCGATCTCTCGAAGCTTCGGTACGGCAAGATCGTGATCATGACGGACGCCGACGTTGACGGCAGCCACATCCGGACGCTGCTGCTGACGTTCTTCTTCCGCCAGATGAGGCCTCTGATCGAGCGGGGCCACATCTACATCGCGCAGCCCCCGCTGTATCTCCTCTCGCGCGGACGCCAGAAGCGATACGTGCTGAACGAGCGTGTGCTTCAGGACTCGCTGACCGAGATGGGGCTGGAGACGTCTTCGCTCATCGTGCGCGACATCGCGGGCGTGCCCGCCGGGGCCGAGCCCCGTGAGGTCACACGCCTTGAGGGGACGGAGCTTCGGCGCGCGGTGAAGCTGCTCAGGCGGCTTGAGGAACTCGTTGAGATCAGCGAGCGCCGGGGCACGAAGTTCATCGACACGCTGTCGCACCGGCGCGACGGGCGACTGCCCACGCACAAGGTGGATAGCGGCTCGGATGCCGCGCTCGCGTGGGACGAGCACGAGGCCCTTGAAATCGCCACCCGGAAGGGTTGGGCGAACGCGACGATCCGCGAGCTTCACGAGAACCGCGAGTTGGAGCGGATCATCGCCGACCTGCACACGCTCGGGCTCTTCATCGACGAGTACGGTCTCGTGCGGGAGGAGTCGGTGACGGGCGAGAAGCTCCACGCGAGGTTTGCGTGGGTCACTTCTTCCGCCGAGGCGCACACCGACTCCGGGAGTGCGCAGCGTGACGACGATTCCGACGACACACAGGACGAGCCGGGAGTTCGCGCCCGGTCGGGCTCGAGCCGTTCCGGAAAGGTCGTCGAGGCGGGGAGTCTCCGCGAGGTGCTCGGCTCGCTCCACGAGATCGGGCGGCGCGGGCTTGAGATCAAGCGCTTCAAGGGACTGGGCGAGATGGACGCCGAGCAGCTCTGGGAAACCACGATGGACCCGACGAAGCGTTCGCTGCTGAGGGTCACGATGGACATGGCGACGGAAGCGGACTCGCTCTTCTCGATCCTGATGGGCGAAGAGGTCGAACCGCGTCGCAAGTTCATCGAGGATCACGCCCTGGAAGTGAAGAACCTGGACGTCTGA
- a CDS encoding serine/threonine protein kinase codes for MDVWTVTAIEPKKRGDSVEGYKILSEIGRGAASIIYVVQDVKSKQVWALKHVDRGDAKDARFLDQAESEYRIAQELNHPAIRKITRMFKKGTLLTTKELYLVMELVDGVSLDKAPPKNFEQAVDIFQQVADAMHHMHKRGYVHADMKPNNIVVADGGVVKIIDLGQGCKIGTVKPRIQGTPDYIAPEQVHRRPITPKTDIYNLGATMYWVFTRQHIPTALAKGDSLVNSLDDSLIQKPKPVVELNPRVHPKLSELIMSCVEVDADNRPETMALVADRLSLILGILRAKAEDVVRSMDQSERTDTDQ; via the coding sequence ATGGATGTTTGGACTGTGACGGCGATTGAACCAAAGAAACGAGGCGACTCCGTTGAGGGGTACAAGATCCTGTCCGAGATCGGGCGGGGAGCGGCCTCCATCATTTACGTCGTCCAGGACGTCAAGTCCAAGCAGGTCTGGGCCCTCAAGCACGTCGATCGCGGCGACGCCAAGGATGCCCGATTCCTTGACCAGGCCGAGAGCGAGTACCGCATCGCTCAGGAACTCAACCACCCCGCCATCCGGAAGATCACCCGAATGTTCAAGAAGGGCACGCTCCTGACCACCAAGGAGCTCTACCTGGTCATGGAACTCGTCGACGGTGTCTCGCTCGACAAGGCCCCCCCCAAGAACTTCGAGCAGGCCGTGGACATCTTCCAACAGGTCGCCGACGCGATGCACCACATGCACAAGCGCGGCTATGTCCACGCCGACATGAAGCCGAACAACATCGTCGTCGCTGACGGCGGCGTTGTGAAGATCATCGACCTCGGCCAGGGGTGCAAGATCGGCACGGTCAAGCCCCGCATCCAGGGGACGCCCGACTACATCGCCCCGGAGCAGGTCCATCGCCGCCCGATCACGCCGAAGACCGACATCTACAACCTCGGCGCGACTATGTACTGGGTCTTCACCCGGCAGCACATTCCGACCGCACTCGCCAAGGGCGACTCACTCGTCAACTCGCTCGACGACAGTCTCATCCAGAAGCCCAAGCCGGTTGTGGAACTCAATCCCAGGGTCCACCCGAAACTCAGCGAGCTGATCATGTCGTGCGTCGAGGTTGATGCAGACAATCGCCCCGAGACAATGGCTCTCGTCGCCGACCGGCTGTCGTTGATCCTCGGGATTCTCCGGGCCAAAGCCGAGGATGTCGTCCGTTCGATGGATCAGTCGGAGCGGACCGACACCGACCAATAG
- a CDS encoding SocA family protein yields the protein MMTSESAARHLLHLASAGDEPVPVTHMQLQKLAYYAQGWSLALRAAPLFASRIEAWPHGPVVTDLYRVFAPFRASAIDPAEGRGAHNAAEGEIRLLESIWRGYGRFSGSYLRELTHAEAPWLDARRGLSEDAPSNAEITHESLRTFFQGLDSRACDRFGITRKELDVAIADARSGPCIPWSDFKRGLSGAMAD from the coding sequence ATGATGACGTCTGAATCCGCCGCACGCCACCTGCTCCACCTCGCCAGCGCGGGCGACGAGCCGGTGCCCGTGACCCACATGCAACTCCAGAAACTCGCGTACTACGCCCAAGGGTGGTCGCTCGCGCTCCGCGCCGCGCCGCTTTTCGCATCACGCATCGAGGCGTGGCCCCACGGCCCGGTTGTCACAGACCTGTACCGCGTGTTCGCACCATTCCGCGCGAGTGCCATTGATCCCGCCGAAGGACGCGGGGCACACAACGCCGCCGAAGGCGAGATCCGACTCCTCGAATCCATCTGGCGTGGCTACGGCCGCTTCTCCGGCTCGTACCTCCGCGAACTCACGCACGCGGAAGCACCTTGGCTCGATGCGCGACGTGGACTCTCCGAAGATGCGCCATCCAACGCCGAGATCACGCACGAATCCCTGCGTACATTCTTCCAAGGACTGGACAGCCGCGCGTGCGACCGCTTCGGCATCACGCGAAAGGAACTCGACGTCGCGATCGCCGACGCACGTTCCGGCCCTTGCATTCCGTGGTCCGACTTCAAGCGGGGCCTCTCCGGTGCAATGGCGGATTGA